In Microbulbifer sp. THAF38, the sequence GGCCTATTGCTTGCCTTACAGGCCTTGGTCACCGGGGTGACTAAGGCGTTTCTGAATTGCCAGGCACCACTCCGGGCTGCCGGGCTTCACATTGGCCAGGTTACCGCCCGTCAGCTTGGTGATTGCATCAAACCACTCCGCGCTGCCAACGGGGGGAAGGCCTGATGGGTACATCTCTTTCAGGTCTCCATCTTGTTGGGCCATTACTTGTCGCTGTACCCAGGTAAACCAACCCGGTGTACAAATGGTTTCACTGCCTGAAGCGGTACCCTGTAGCTGGCCGGAGGGGACCTCTGCCGTGCTGTTTGCGTTTTGCTGTATCGGCTGCTTCATTGCCTCGCTGGCTGTTTGGCCAGCGGTTACTTCACTATCCGATGACTGGGCCTTATGTGGCTCACCCTTGCGGTCGCAGCCGGTTAGGGCAACAACCAGAGCGAGTGGCAGAATAAGGTAATGCATAGAGCCTCTGCAGGTGACTAGCTTGAATCTAAGCATAGGAGGAATTTTGCGACTTTGCTGAGTACAGAGGTTTCAGGTTGACATTATCTTCCACTCAAATGAGAATGCTTCTCAAATCAACCCGGGGGTGATAAGAATCTCATGTTTACCAGGTCTCTATTTCAAAAAGCGATTGCAACTGTTGGTTTGCTTGGTGCCATTGGGGCCAATGCCGCGGAGCAAGTGAATATTTACTCCTACCGCCAGCCCTTCCTAATTGAGCCGATACTGGAGGAATTCACTGAGAAAACCGGTATTGAGACAAAGGTGGTGTATGCCAGCAAGGGGCTCAACGAGCGCCTGCAGCGCGAGGGGCGTAACAGTCCGGCAGATTTGGTACTCACTTCCAACACCAGCAGCCTGATGGACCTGCTGAACAAGCAGTTGACCCAGCCGGTGAAGAGCGAGGTGTTGGAGCAAAATATCCCGGCACAATTCCGCGATGAGGCCGGCAACTGGTTCGGCCTGACAACCCGAGCGCGTTTAATCTACGCCTCCAAAGACCGCGTTAAGCCCGGTGAAATCACTCGCTACGAAGAACTGGTTGATCCCAAGTGGAAGGGCCGAATCTGTACCCGCAGCGGCAAGCACCCTTACACCCTATCTTTGATCGCTTCCATGATCGCCCACCACGGTGAAGCAGAAACCAAAGAGTGGCTGCAGGGTGTGAAAGCGAATCTGGCGCGTAAGCCACAGGGCAATGACCGCGCCCAGGTAAAAGCCATTAGCGAAGGTGTCTGTGATCTTTCCCTGGGTAACAGCTACTACTTCGGTAAAATGATCACCAATAAGGAGCAGCCGGAGCAGGTGGATTGGGCCAAATCAGTCAATCTGATCTTCCCTAACCAGAAGGATCGCGGTACCCATATGTTTATTTCCGGCGCGGCGCTGACCAAGCATGCTCCCAACCGTGAAAATGCTGTTAAGCTGCTGGAATTCCTTAGTGGCGCCGATGCTCAATACTCTTACGCTGAGAAAAATTTTGAGTTCCCGGTGCGCCCCGGCACGGCCCGCTCTGAGTTGATTAAGGAGTATATGGGTGAATTTAAGGAAGACGATCTGAGTCTCACGGAAATCGGTTCCTACGTTCCGGCGGCTTCCCGTATGGTTGATGAAGTACGCTTTGACTTTTAGAATGGTTAACTGAGTGAGAATTGCTGCCCGGCATACTGGCAGCACTATCTCAGCCTTATTCGAACGGCCCTGTCGAGAGACCAGGGCCGTTCTTTTATAATGAGCTTTTGATTTCTTAATTCATGCTAA encodes:
- a CDS encoding Fe(3+) ABC transporter substrate-binding protein; this encodes MFTRSLFQKAIATVGLLGAIGANAAEQVNIYSYRQPFLIEPILEEFTEKTGIETKVVYASKGLNERLQREGRNSPADLVLTSNTSSLMDLLNKQLTQPVKSEVLEQNIPAQFRDEAGNWFGLTTRARLIYASKDRVKPGEITRYEELVDPKWKGRICTRSGKHPYTLSLIASMIAHHGEAETKEWLQGVKANLARKPQGNDRAQVKAISEGVCDLSLGNSYYFGKMITNKEQPEQVDWAKSVNLIFPNQKDRGTHMFISGAALTKHAPNRENAVKLLEFLSGADAQYSYAEKNFEFPVRPGTARSELIKEYMGEFKEDDLSLTEIGSYVPAASRMVDEVRFDF